In Aliiglaciecola sp. LCG003, a genomic segment contains:
- a CDS encoding diacylglycerol kinase, with product MHTVVNKPNGQGFKRVLKATTCSIKGFRAAWIHESAFRQECTLALLLTPLSFILAQSRMHWLMLIASILFMLFAEIVNSALEALSDSVTLEHNVLIGRAKDLGSSAVFIALSLLALVWGEALFCWLI from the coding sequence ATGCATACAGTAGTCAATAAACCCAACGGTCAAGGTTTTAAGCGGGTTTTAAAAGCCACCACCTGTTCTATAAAAGGATTCAGGGCGGCTTGGATCCATGAATCAGCATTTAGACAAGAATGTACCCTTGCTCTGCTGCTGACTCCGCTGAGCTTTATACTTGCCCAATCGAGAATGCACTGGCTGATGTTAATTGCAAGCATCCTGTTCATGCTATTCGCTGAAATAGTCAACTCTGCCCTCGAAGCATTATCTGACAGTGTGACTTTGGAACACAATGTTTTGATCGGGCGTGCTAAAGACTTAGGTTCATCCGCAGTATTTATTGCATTGAGTTTACTCGCCTTAGTATGGGGTGAAGCCCTTTTCTGTTGGCTGATATAA
- a CDS encoding ShlB/FhaC/HecB family hemolysin secretion/activation protein — protein sequence MNSITYSVFITFCALLPFHSTAQSDCEVPNSDISQSAANNTKRKVGQLKIVTNPIFDESEKDTMAIHYFANWLHVNTQQAVVEERLPFQAGDTIDHDDLLEAERIIRNQPYIRDAKVSFSPQCNFDDPTDVEVTTWDNWSLIPTVSFGRKGGENKFSLGIKEDNVLGTGIRARVRYSSDVQRSGYQFTLKSPMPFAPHSTIFVDLMDNDDGQLSHLVFDKPFYDLHAKNMFFGSYLHDDKTQDIYQAGQTRNRFDLQNHRYEAAMGWQLNEYANRTTRLKMGVVEDQSKFLATDLDAINDSLLLPQDRHYQYPWIGIEYLQRDYKVMSEIYLIKQAEDINLGWHFESKLGVELNDLAPGASLGYHLEVNASKGFNINDGLLLLALSANSDFNTSQPDRLITSAKAEYFYRYSDLLGFYSRLSGTASKNQYLDDPVTLGDENGVRGYPLQYQHGDNSVSGSIEARLYTDYNIYKILDVGFATFVDVGKAWSGSQTDFNETNSTLASMGLGARLYSNRSSHKSVIHMDIVKPFSTSINVDSWEWRLQIKQSF from the coding sequence ATGAATAGCATTACTTATTCTGTTTTCATCACTTTTTGCGCACTGCTACCTTTTCACAGCACTGCGCAGAGTGATTGTGAAGTACCTAATAGTGATATCAGTCAATCGGCTGCTAACAATACCAAACGAAAAGTGGGTCAATTAAAAATTGTCACTAATCCGATTTTTGATGAATCGGAAAAAGACACTATGGCCATACATTATTTTGCCAACTGGCTGCATGTTAATACTCAGCAAGCTGTTGTTGAAGAGCGCCTACCCTTTCAAGCTGGAGATACAATAGATCACGATGATTTATTGGAAGCCGAGAGAATCATTCGCAACCAGCCTTATATTCGAGATGCCAAAGTATCGTTTAGCCCGCAATGTAACTTTGATGACCCTACCGATGTTGAGGTGACAACATGGGATAATTGGTCATTGATTCCAACGGTCAGCTTTGGGCGTAAAGGAGGAGAAAACAAGTTCTCTTTAGGCATCAAAGAAGACAATGTGTTAGGTACGGGTATAAGAGCTAGAGTAAGATATAGTAGTGATGTGCAGCGCAGTGGTTATCAGTTTACATTAAAATCGCCCATGCCCTTTGCCCCCCACTCTACTATTTTTGTAGATTTAATGGACAATGATGACGGGCAACTTAGCCACCTTGTTTTCGACAAACCATTTTACGACCTGCACGCTAAAAACATGTTTTTTGGCTCCTATTTACATGATGATAAAACTCAGGACATATACCAGGCCGGCCAAACTCGTAATCGGTTTGATTTGCAGAACCATCGCTACGAGGCGGCTATGGGGTGGCAACTAAATGAATATGCCAATAGAACCACTAGGCTAAAAATGGGCGTAGTGGAAGATCAGTCAAAATTCTTAGCTACAGATCTAGACGCTATCAACGATTCCCTATTGCTGCCACAAGATCGACACTATCAATACCCATGGATAGGAATTGAGTACCTTCAACGGGACTACAAGGTCATGTCCGAGATCTACTTAATCAAACAAGCCGAAGACATCAATTTAGGCTGGCATTTTGAGTCCAAACTCGGGGTGGAGCTAAATGATCTGGCGCCTGGTGCCAGCCTTGGTTATCACCTTGAAGTGAATGCATCCAAGGGCTTTAATATTAATGACGGACTGCTATTGCTAGCCCTGTCAGCTAACAGCGACTTCAATACATCTCAGCCTGATCGCTTGATAACCTCAGCCAAAGCAGAGTATTTTTATCGCTATTCGGATTTACTCGGTTTCTATTCTAGGCTATCAGGCACAGCCTCTAAAAATCAGTATCTTGACGATCCTGTTACCCTAGGTGACGAAAATGGGGTACGGGGCTATCCCTTGCAATATCAACATGGTGATAACAGCGTATCAGGCTCTATTGAAGCCCGTTTGTACACTGATTACAATATATACAAAATACTAGATGTTGGTTTTGCAACCTTTGTTGATGTAGGTAAGGCTTGGTCTGGTTCACAAACTGATTTCAACGAAACTAATTCTACATTAGCCAGTATGGGCCTCGGCGCTAGACTATACTCCAATCGTTCTAGTCACAAAAGTGTTATTCATATGGATATCGTAAAGCCATTTTCGACTTCAATTAATGTCGACTCTTGGGAATGGCGTCTGCAAATTAAGCAGTCCTTTTAG
- a CDS encoding LTA synthase family protein, which translates to MERDHYRWTLPILGFLACGLVFLSLSRALLVVWQLDRVAAVDGVWYVLLQGVRFDLVLLAQLIIIPVLLVPLLSLNRLTYAVTMPVLRIYFLIVAALLIFVECITPNFIGQYDFRPNVLMIEYLAYPKEVISMLLKAVPLQLFLAISVTATLTWYFGRLLKYFESQSRPAIFWSAPLLTVLGLILCVSAARSTVGHRPVNPSTVAFSSDTLVNSLPLSSGYSVAYALYEKLRHEQNGMPEYGELAKSEVLSEVFNSMNLSPSEFLDPNIPTLHSQRINKPATRKNLVIILEESLGADFVGSLGGRDITPNLDRLSNQGIWFENLYATGTRSVRGIEAVITGFLPTPARSVVKLGGSQNNFFTIAQLLADQNYQTSFIYGGEAHFDNMKRFFSNNGFNQIIEQKDFVNPEFVGSWGVSDEDLLNQAHATFEAMSGDEQPFFSLVFTSTNHSPFEFPDGRIDLAEQPKNTVANAVKYADYALGEFIEKAKQSDYWKDTVFLIIADHSDRVYGNELVPISKFRIPGLIMGADIDPVAVQRVTSQVDMLPTLLSLIGVESKHPAIGIDLTRQDINEIPGRAIMQFAGTQAYMENDKVVVLQKQQKPQQFTYANKTLYPVPADPVLQKRALAHSLWPVYTYKDKAYRLP; encoded by the coding sequence GTGGAACGCGATCATTACCGTTGGACACTGCCGATTCTAGGATTTTTAGCTTGTGGATTAGTATTTTTAAGTCTTAGCCGAGCCTTACTTGTGGTTTGGCAATTGGACCGTGTAGCTGCGGTTGATGGCGTTTGGTATGTATTATTGCAGGGGGTTCGATTTGATTTGGTGCTATTGGCCCAACTAATTATCATTCCAGTTTTACTGGTCCCCTTGTTGTCGCTCAACCGACTGACTTATGCCGTGACCATGCCGGTTTTACGAATTTATTTTTTGATAGTAGCAGCATTGTTAATATTCGTTGAATGCATCACTCCAAATTTTATTGGTCAATATGATTTTCGACCAAATGTGTTAATGATTGAGTACCTAGCCTATCCCAAAGAAGTCATTTCAATGCTATTAAAAGCCGTACCTTTGCAGCTTTTCCTAGCGATTTCGGTTACCGCAACCTTAACCTGGTATTTCGGCCGACTGCTAAAGTACTTCGAGTCTCAGAGCCGACCCGCCATATTTTGGAGTGCGCCATTATTGACGGTATTAGGGCTAATCCTGTGTGTTAGTGCGGCCAGATCGACAGTGGGTCATAGGCCAGTTAATCCAAGCACTGTGGCGTTCTCATCAGATACCTTAGTCAATTCATTACCGTTGAGCTCAGGCTATTCTGTAGCCTATGCCCTTTACGAAAAACTTCGTCATGAACAAAATGGTATGCCGGAGTACGGAGAATTAGCCAAATCCGAGGTGTTATCTGAAGTATTCAATTCGATGAATTTGAGTCCAAGTGAGTTTTTAGACCCAAATATCCCAACATTACACTCGCAAAGAATTAATAAACCAGCAACTCGTAAAAACTTAGTCATCATATTAGAAGAGAGCCTAGGTGCTGACTTTGTGGGAAGTTTGGGTGGCAGAGATATAACCCCTAATCTAGACCGTTTATCCAATCAGGGCATATGGTTTGAAAATTTATATGCTACTGGCACTCGCTCGGTGCGCGGTATCGAAGCCGTAATAACTGGCTTCTTACCCACCCCCGCTCGTTCTGTGGTTAAATTGGGCGGCAGTCAAAATAACTTTTTCACTATAGCTCAATTATTAGCAGATCAAAATTATCAAACCTCTTTTATATATGGTGGTGAAGCGCATTTCGACAACATGAAGCGTTTCTTTTCCAACAATGGCTTTAATCAGATTATCGAACAGAAAGATTTTGTGAACCCCGAGTTTGTAGGCTCTTGGGGGGTGTCAGATGAGGATTTGCTCAACCAAGCCCATGCAACTTTTGAAGCTATGTCTGGTGACGAACAACCCTTTTTCAGTCTGGTATTTACCTCAACAAATCATTCGCCATTTGAATTTCCTGATGGTCGAATCGACTTGGCTGAACAACCCAAAAATACCGTCGCCAATGCGGTGAAATATGCCGATTACGCCCTTGGGGAATTTATTGAAAAGGCTAAACAATCGGACTATTGGAAAGATACCGTATTTCTTATCATCGCTGATCACAGCGATAGAGTGTACGGCAACGAACTTGTGCCTATTAGTAAATTTAGGATACCAGGATTGATTATGGGCGCAGATATCGACCCTGTGGCAGTTCAACGAGTTACCAGCCAAGTGGACATGCTGCCCACGCTCCTTTCTTTAATTGGGGTGGAATCTAAGCACCCAGCCATTGGCATAGATTTAACTCGTCAGGATATTAATGAAATTCCCGGGCGGGCCATAATGCAGTTTGCCGGCACCCAAGCCTATATGGAAAACGATAAAGTTGTTGTGCTGCAAAAGCAGCAAAAACCCCAACAGTTCACCTATGCCAATAAGACATTATATCCGGTACCTGCGGATCCGGTATTGCAAAAACGCGCACTAGCCCACTCCCTTTGGCCTGTTTATACATATAAGGACAAGGCATATCGTCTGCCTTGA
- a CDS encoding response regulator transcription factor — MKILLLEDNVQLAESLGEYLEGVGCELDYAYNAKSCVKLVEQNQYDALVLDISMPGMTGLQACEEIRQRLQVATPLLFLTARDSLEDKLIGFNTGCDDYLVKPFAPEELHCRLKALEARGPRRDIGMQTFGVLTINHVHQSVEREGITIQLHATQFNLLKQLIKASPNVVSRETLEHAVWGDDLPESDALRTHMYRLRNTLDRPFKTPLITTVHGKGYRLETH; from the coding sequence ATGAAAATTTTGCTATTAGAAGATAATGTTCAACTCGCTGAATCTCTGGGTGAATACTTGGAAGGTGTCGGTTGTGAGTTGGATTATGCGTATAACGCAAAATCCTGTGTAAAGTTAGTCGAACAAAATCAATATGATGCCCTGGTGTTAGATATTTCCATGCCTGGCATGACGGGGTTACAGGCTTGTGAAGAGATACGCCAACGATTGCAAGTTGCCACCCCCTTATTATTCTTAACCGCCAGAGATAGTTTAGAAGACAAACTGATTGGATTTAACACGGGTTGTGATGACTACTTGGTTAAGCCTTTTGCGCCTGAAGAATTACACTGCCGTTTAAAGGCTTTGGAAGCTAGGGGGCCAAGACGAGACATAGGCATGCAGACATTTGGTGTGCTAACCATCAATCATGTTCACCAGAGCGTGGAGCGCGAAGGCATAACTATTCAATTGCACGCTACTCAGTTCAATCTTCTCAAGCAACTGATTAAAGCGAGCCCTAATGTGGTTTCAAGAGAAACATTAGAGCATGCGGTGTGGGGCGATGATCTGCCAGAAAGTGACGCCCTTCGCACCCATATGTATCGACTGCGTAATACGCTAGATAGACCTTTTAAAACGCCATTAATCACCACTGTACATGGAAAAGGTTACCGCCTTGAAACACACTAA
- a CDS encoding histidine kinase dimerization/phospho-acceptor domain-containing protein: MKHTKAIQNKLTGAFIITTFVISSLYGLLVFNAMKYTEDDILNRRLLAEAEYYFDQVKSQPLQALLPASKGLVSYLSSSADLPDWLKAEPLGTRELHDKELHVGVFTVPGTNERLYLSLNELELSSLEGDLSTLFLVLLSVGAMITVVGLMIGLFFSRAISQPIIKLTEDVENKQRSGNTPFYGADRNDEVGALSRAFSGLIGRLQGFLEREKEFTRYASHELRTPISLIKNAIAVLRLPQQDPQRYERNIGRIESATLELQSLVDTFLTLGRETSTESQKNVALVDVIQHNLERNQQVNVGKKFDIELSIQSVPEVIKGDKKLIDILIDNIIRNIYTHADSTATIVINKHSILFENNFVENPRDSLDRKTYGLEIIYKLVDKCGFKMTRKVTDKSYFIELILEANE, from the coding sequence TTGAAACACACTAAAGCGATTCAAAATAAATTAACTGGCGCATTTATTATTACCACCTTTGTGATCAGTAGTTTGTACGGTTTATTGGTATTTAACGCCATGAAATATACCGAGGATGATATTCTTAACAGGCGACTATTAGCAGAAGCTGAATATTATTTCGACCAGGTCAAGAGTCAACCCTTGCAGGCGCTTTTGCCTGCCTCAAAAGGTCTTGTTAGTTATTTGTCCAGCTCTGCAGATTTGCCAGACTGGCTAAAAGCTGAACCCCTAGGTACGCGCGAATTACATGATAAAGAGTTGCACGTTGGGGTGTTTACTGTGCCGGGTACTAACGAGCGTTTGTACTTGTCATTGAACGAGCTAGAGTTGTCTAGCCTTGAAGGCGACCTATCAACACTGTTCTTAGTTCTTCTATCGGTAGGAGCAATGATTACCGTAGTTGGCTTGATGATAGGCTTATTTTTTAGTCGAGCCATTTCACAACCTATAATTAAATTAACAGAAGATGTTGAGAACAAGCAACGTAGTGGTAATACTCCATTTTACGGTGCAGATAGAAACGATGAAGTGGGCGCACTTAGCCGAGCGTTTAGTGGCTTGATAGGGCGCTTACAAGGATTTTTAGAGCGGGAAAAAGAGTTTACCCGTTACGCCAGTCACGAATTACGCACACCCATATCGTTAATTAAAAACGCCATCGCGGTGTTGCGTTTACCACAGCAAGATCCGCAGCGATATGAGCGTAATATTGGTCGAATTGAAAGTGCGACACTAGAGCTGCAAAGTCTAGTGGATACCTTTTTAACCCTAGGTCGAGAGACCTCCACTGAGTCCCAAAAAAACGTGGCACTTGTCGATGTCATCCAACATAACCTAGAGCGCAATCAACAGGTTAATGTCGGCAAGAAGTTTGATATAGAATTATCAATTCAGAGTGTCCCAGAGGTCATCAAGGGGGATAAAAAATTAATTGATATCTTAATCGATAACATTATTCGCAATATCTACACTCACGCCGATTCGACGGCAACCATTGTCATTAACAAGCATTCTATTTTATTTGAAAACAATTTTGTCGAGAACCCACGAGATTCGCTAGATAGAAAGACCTATGGCTTAGAGATCATATATAAGTTGGTGGATAAATGTGGATTCAAAATGACTAGAAAGGTGACCGATAAAAGCTATTTCATTGAGCTGATTCTGGAAGCCAATGAATAA
- a CDS encoding methyl-accepting chemotaxis protein, whose product MFSKFKIGTKIQILGFCQLSLMIVMGIIAMLQMAKLGEEIKYIAEEDIPLANMLTLISEHQAEQSILFERALFHMALAEQNIGNGLGKLSNTKQQFNSITTKVLAEIDTAESHVNKMLQQNHSEKINQKSQSVLKNLKKIEQHYKTLNSQIVTLLAQSQSMNISDLAEQAIEVEELQKKVTEEISAQLNDIQNFTLEAAITAEHDEQRGIIWIIVTFVIATIIGIILPIVIGRAIARPVNQLAKRLAEIAEGDGDLTVSLNDTAKDEIGDVARAFNKFTAVLRVLISNTNLQADELGVSSQIAMQTMSETEHNVSKQRLETEMVATAVTEMSTTTQEVARNAAHSAEVTQRVKDNVMQGKKDALDTQSIMQQLSDEVSEASNVIQNLVSETNNIGSVLEAIQGIAEQTNLLALNAAIEAARAGETGRGFAVVADEVRTLAQRTQTSTVDIQALLVRLKAEASNAVASMSKGSDSASICLQKSATTSETFETTAVAIEEISDLNLQVAAAVEEQSAVAEEINRNLINISQLADVTEEGAKATMNANNTISQRVTELHANLKVFIV is encoded by the coding sequence ATGTTTAGCAAGTTTAAGATTGGCACTAAAATACAGATACTGGGGTTTTGCCAACTTTCATTGATGATAGTGATGGGCATCATTGCTATGCTTCAGATGGCAAAGCTAGGTGAAGAAATAAAGTACATTGCAGAAGAAGATATCCCGCTAGCTAACATGCTTACACTTATTTCAGAACATCAAGCAGAACAATCTATCCTATTTGAACGAGCTTTGTTCCACATGGCATTGGCTGAGCAAAATATTGGCAACGGCCTTGGTAAACTCAGTAACACTAAACAGCAATTTAACTCAATTACCACAAAAGTATTAGCTGAAATAGATACAGCTGAAAGTCATGTCAATAAAATGCTGCAACAAAATCATTCTGAGAAAATCAATCAAAAGTCTCAGAGTGTATTGAAAAACTTGAAAAAAATAGAACAACATTACAAAACATTAAATAGCCAAATAGTTACTCTTCTAGCTCAATCCCAATCAATGAACATTTCTGATTTAGCTGAACAAGCTATAGAGGTTGAAGAATTACAAAAGAAGGTGACGGAAGAAATTAGTGCCCAGTTAAATGATATCCAAAACTTCACCCTAGAAGCAGCTATAACAGCCGAGCACGATGAACAACGTGGTATCATTTGGATCATTGTTACTTTTGTCATAGCAACAATAATCGGTATCATTTTACCGATTGTAATTGGTCGTGCAATTGCCCGTCCAGTTAACCAGTTAGCTAAGCGTTTAGCTGAAATTGCTGAAGGCGATGGTGATCTTACCGTTTCCCTAAATGATACCGCCAAGGATGAAATAGGTGATGTAGCACGAGCATTTAATAAATTTACAGCTGTGTTACGGGTACTCATCTCTAACACTAATCTGCAAGCCGATGAGCTTGGAGTATCGTCACAAATTGCTATGCAAACCATGAGCGAAACCGAACACAACGTATCAAAACAACGCCTAGAGACCGAGATGGTGGCGACTGCGGTAACCGAAATGAGCACCACAACCCAAGAAGTTGCAAGAAATGCTGCTCACTCTGCTGAAGTGACACAGCGTGTAAAAGATAATGTTATGCAAGGTAAGAAAGATGCCCTAGATACACAATCAATCATGCAGCAATTGTCTGACGAAGTAAGTGAAGCGTCTAATGTTATTCAAAATCTAGTATCTGAAACAAATAACATCGGTAGTGTACTCGAAGCAATTCAAGGTATTGCCGAGCAAACCAATCTACTGGCTCTAAACGCTGCCATCGAAGCCGCTCGAGCGGGCGAGACAGGTCGAGGATTTGCAGTGGTTGCTGATGAAGTCCGTACTTTAGCCCAACGCACACAGACTTCAACAGTTGATATCCAAGCCCTGCTGGTAAGATTAAAAGCTGAAGCAAGCAATGCCGTAGCAAGCATGAGCAAAGGTAGCGATAGCGCGAGTATCTGTCTGCAAAAAAGCGCCACAACGAGTGAAACTTTTGAAACAACAGCAGTCGCCATTGAAGAAATATCTGATCTGAACCTACAAGTTGCAGCGGCAGTTGAAGAGCAATCCGCGGTTGCCGAAGAGATTAACCGTAATTTAATCAATATCAGTCAACTTGCCGACGTAACAGAAGAAGGTGCAAAGGCAACGATGAATGCGAATAACACCATTAGCCAACGAGTTACTGAGCTTCACGCTAACCTCAAAGTATTTATTGTTTAA
- a CDS encoding YqiA/YcfP family alpha/beta fold hydrolase encodes MKVVFSHGKESGPWGSKITKLANLSKALGLEVDSLDYTAVVNPDERVTKLNNYLQRETQPYILVGSSMGGYVSLVAAQANKPQGIFLLAPALYMPDYQHQSYPTDLSNVEIAHGWSDNIIPIDNSIKYAHQAKCTLHLIDGDHRLNASIEQVLQLYRTFLLRI; translated from the coding sequence ATGAAAGTCGTTTTCTCGCACGGCAAAGAAAGTGGGCCTTGGGGGAGTAAAATAACCAAGCTCGCCAATTTAAGTAAAGCGTTGGGTTTAGAGGTTGATAGTCTAGATTATACCGCTGTAGTCAATCCAGACGAGCGGGTAACGAAGCTCAATAATTATTTGCAAAGGGAAACTCAGCCATACATTTTAGTCGGCTCAAGTATGGGAGGTTATGTTTCACTCGTCGCGGCACAAGCCAATAAACCGCAGGGTATATTTTTACTAGCTCCTGCGCTGTATATGCCTGACTATCAACACCAATCCTACCCCACTGATTTGAGCAACGTTGAGATTGCTCACGGTTGGTCTGACAACATAATTCCGATAGATAACTCAATCAAATATGCACATCAGGCAAAATGCACCTTGCACCTGATTGATGGCGACCATCGACTTAATGCTTCGATTGAACAAGTTTTGCAACTCTACAGAACATTTTTATTGAGGATTTAA
- a CDS encoding efflux RND transporter periplasmic adaptor subunit — protein sequence MNLLKLITAASAICILFACNEPPLAVDKKAGSGVEQLETVSAEQRTINIEVQFDGIVEAVNRSTVSAQTSGRIVELPFDVGDFVAQGEVIARLTDSEQQAALVNANAQLNDAQARFTEADQQLSRINDVFSRGAVSKADLDRAKAAQNSAAARVQSAKAAITDAQQRLSYTKVVAPYSGILVRRLADVGSTVAPGSPLMEGVSLSHLRVQVDVPQNYIGSLRQHKQARVILPDGQSIEAASLRIPPSADTASHSFKSLVELPQAEREPPLFPGTLVKVAFATGSEESVTLPDVAVAKRGEVNGVYVLDANQMLEFRYVRLGKLLAGDHRVVEAGIEQGTLVALDPVAAASVYKSQHFNHQN from the coding sequence ATGAATCTGCTCAAACTTATCACCGCGGCATCTGCGATTTGTATTCTGTTCGCCTGTAATGAACCGCCACTAGCTGTTGATAAAAAAGCAGGCAGCGGAGTGGAACAACTAGAAACTGTGAGTGCAGAACAGCGCACTATCAACATCGAAGTGCAGTTTGATGGTATCGTGGAAGCGGTGAATCGTTCGACTGTTTCAGCCCAAACCAGTGGTCGAATTGTAGAATTGCCCTTTGATGTGGGGGACTTTGTCGCACAGGGTGAGGTGATTGCACGTTTGACCGACAGTGAGCAACAGGCCGCACTAGTCAATGCCAATGCACAACTAAACGATGCTCAGGCAAGATTTACAGAGGCAGACCAGCAACTGTCACGGATTAATGATGTCTTTTCACGAGGTGCAGTGTCTAAAGCAGATTTAGATAGAGCCAAAGCCGCACAAAATAGTGCTGCGGCTAGAGTTCAATCAGCCAAAGCGGCGATCACGGATGCCCAGCAAAGACTGTCATACACCAAGGTTGTTGCGCCCTATAGCGGGATATTAGTGCGCCGACTGGCCGATGTCGGCAGCACAGTTGCCCCAGGAAGCCCGTTGATGGAAGGGGTTTCACTTTCACATTTGCGTGTTCAAGTTGATGTGCCACAGAATTATATTGGCTCGCTAAGACAGCACAAACAAGCACGGGTGATACTTCCTGACGGTCAATCTATTGAGGCAGCGTCATTGCGCATACCCCCTTCGGCGGATACTGCTAGTCATAGCTTCAAATCGCTGGTGGAACTGCCTCAAGCTGAACGGGAGCCGCCATTATTTCCAGGTACTCTAGTAAAGGTTGCTTTTGCAACCGGCAGTGAAGAATCAGTTACATTGCCCGATGTTGCCGTAGCAAAACGTGGTGAAGTCAATGGCGTTTATGTATTGGACGCCAATCAAATGCTTGAATTTCGTTATGTTCGTCTCGGTAAACTGTTAGCGGGCGACCATAGGGTAGTAGAGGCAGGTATTGAGCAAGGCACACTAGTTGCGCTAGACCCAGTTGCTGCTGCCAGCGTATATAAATCCCAGCATTTTAATCACCAAAATTAA